AGCTACTTTTGTGTTTGTTGATGTAACAACACAAAGATACAATGAATTCATATTTTTTATCTGATCCTAAGTAAGAATCACACCTTTCATGTGATAAAAATAACTTTATTACAAGTTTTTACAGAGTAGCCCCCTAATGATAGGTCTATTCATGGGTCAATCTTTCAATCAGTTTCTGATGCTGAGGAAACATAGCTATTAAGTCCTGCCTCTTTGCCAGTTCAAAGTCTGCAAAATCAAAGCCTGGTGCGACAGTACAACCAACAAGAGCAAAGCCATCTGCATTTTCTGAAACAGAACCAAACCAATATCCGGCAGGTACAACAGCCTGAAAAACTTCTCCTTTCTCAGGATCAGGCCCTAATCGAATTGTATGCAGGTTTCCTGTAGGGTCAATAGCATATACAGTCAAAGTGGTACCTGCATAGAAATGCCACATCTCATCTGACTGAATTCGATGCAGAGAAGAAAACTGCCCACCTTCGACCAGAAAATAAATACCCGTAGAGAAACTACGGGCACCGTTATATCTATCAGGTAAATGACTATGGTTGATTGATTCGGCACTACGATAGGTTTCCGAAAAATAGCCTCCTTCCGGGTGTGGCTGAAGATGAAGCTTCTGAATCCAATAATCGGCAGCGTGCATCAGTATAATCTAAACAATCTGGAAAGTATTTGTATTATAATAGAGAAGAATAGTATTGTTAGTGCATCTCGTAACTGTTATTCATGATTAGCAAAAAATTTTTCTCTGATTTGTTGTAGATGAGCAGCTGTTAGAGGCTTGGTTATATAGTCTGCAACAGAATCATACATTTTAGCTCTATTAATATCATCTACATACATAGAAGAAGAAAGCATGATCAAAACGATGTCTTTATTCTTTAATCCTTCAATCTGTTCATACTGATTCAAAAAATCCCACCCATTCATAGCAGGCATATTGATATCCAGAAAAATCAGATCAGGTAACACTTTGTCATTTTCATCCAACAATGCCTCCTGTAAATAGTTCAATGCTTGCTTTGCCCCCAGGCATGTTATAATATTCTCAGCAAAGTCATTTTTCTTAATAATCTTAGTACATATAAGATTGTTAATTTCATCATCATCAATCAACAATACTGTATTGAGTTTGCTCATGTGCTGAGATTTTTTTAATAGGCCCATGCATGATTTGTTTATTCATGCACATAACTGATTATGTATCTTATTATTTATCGTTACGAAAATAGGAGAAACGATTTGGCAAATCAATAACCACTGACTTTTTTTTTTCAAAAATATACATTTAGAAATATTTAATTGTAAAATGTATAAAAACATCTTTAGTCGGTAAGAAACCAAAAATGTAAACAACTCGCAGTGAACAATTTAAAGATCAAACAATGTAGTTACACACATTTATTCAACTCAAAAAAGATACTTTTTTGACAGTCAATTCGAACCTATAATTATAAAATTATTCCAAATATTACACAAATAGTACATCCCAAGCAAGATACTACCCGGTTACCTTCCAAAAATGCTACAACATCCACAATCCTAATCAGCTTGCAACATTTGGAAAACAGAATCCAGCTTGGGTTGAATACTAATTTCTATCAATGGTGTACGTGGCTGCTTTTCTGTTTTCTTTGTTTGTTCAGCAAAAGCTGTTTGGTACTTTATTGATACAGAAATTCTACTAAAAGTAACACCCTCTTTTTTCAGAGTCTCAGCCACATACCAGATACGGCTCTTTGATAACTCCTCTCCTACCATATCTTTCCCTCCAGACTGTATCAGTAATGATGTTGGAGTGATCGTATACTCAGGTTGAACTTTTAATATAGAAGCGATTTTCTTTAATAGATCAACTCCCTGTGGAGATAAATTTGTAGTATTTGAAGCAAAACCATAGGATTCAGGAAATACAATGGCAAGTTTTGTCATTCGTTGCTCTATTGTGACAGCAGTATCTTTTGAGGACAAAACTGATTTCTCCAGCTTCTTCTTCAGATCACCAACACTTTTCTCCATTTTACGCATACTGCTTTCAAAAGCCAGCATTTTTATTTCTCTCTCCTGTAAAGAAGCAGCCAGTTTATCATTATTAGCCTGTTGAGCCAAAACTTTTTGCTCTTGTATCAATAGATCTTTTTCTTTTTGGGATACATTCTGAGCAATGGAAACATCTTCAGAAGATAGACTGGCACTTAGCTGTTTGTATGATTTGTCTAACTGATCATATTTCTCAAACAAATCATCCAGCATTCTTTTGTTTTTATAATAATTCTGGGCAAGTGTCGCACTATCATTCTTTAGCTGAAGATAGGAATT
This genomic stretch from Xanthocytophaga agilis harbors:
- a CDS encoding cupin domain-containing protein yields the protein MHAADYWIQKLHLQPHPEGGYFSETYRSAESINHSHLPDRYNGARSFSTGIYFLVEGGQFSSLHRIQSDEMWHFYAGTTLTVYAIDPTGNLHTIRLGPDPEKGEVFQAVVPAGYWFGSVSENADGFALVGCTVAPGFDFADFELAKRQDLIAMFPQHQKLIERLTHE
- a CDS encoding response regulator, which produces MSKLNTVLLIDDDEINNLICTKIIKKNDFAENIITCLGAKQALNYLQEALLDENDKVLPDLIFLDINMPAMNGWDFLNQYEQIEGLKNKDIVLIMLSSSMYVDDINRAKMYDSVADYITKPLTAAHLQQIREKFFANHE